The following proteins are co-located in the Triticum aestivum cultivar Chinese Spring chromosome 1A, IWGSC CS RefSeq v2.1, whole genome shotgun sequence genome:
- the LOC123091334 gene encoding uncharacterized protein produces the protein MPEQFLSPNPYAYTGYDAYTQGEGSQLYLSTRGIPMPEETRVPDLNQHHVQWPDSIGEGSDQDIPDVNWGDENTQRGVNTGLRGASHDHDVNTGLWGASHDHGDTVTSLVTEFFGGDVIGPSFIPAESQPYAYNYALGSQQGFATPPPTQDSQTHEAEFEYGRGLRVTRPPNRLSPSGRKESPGGHRKVE, from the exons ATGCCCGAGCAGTTTCTTTCCCCTAACCCATATGCGTACACAGGATATGATGCATACACCCAAGGTGAGGGATCTCAGCTGTATCTCTCCACGCGAGGGATCCCCATGCCCGAGGAGACTCGTGTACCAGATTTAAACCAGCACCACGTACAATGGCCAGACAGTATAGGAGAGGGATCTGATCAG GACATACCTGATGTTAATTGGGGCGATGAGAACACCCAACGTGGCGTCAACACAGGCCTCCGGGGAGCATCACATGATCATGACGTCAACACAGGCCTCTGGGGAGCATCACATGATCATGGCGACACGGTTACATCATTAGTTACAGAGTTCTTCGGAGGGgacgttattggcccatcttttATCCCCGCGGAGTCACAACCATACGCCTACAATTACGCTTTAGGTTCGCAACAAGGATTCGCGACTCCACCACCTACGCAGGACTCGCAGACACATGAAGCCGAATTCGAGTACGGTCGCGGTCTTCGTGTAACTCGGCCACCTAATCGCTTGTCGCCTTCCGGTCGTAAGGAAAGTCCAGGTGGTCATCGTAAAGTAGAGTGA
- the LOC123122436 gene encoding uncharacterized protein — MVKLSEFLSGSSIRDLKLRFCSEKIWVQPECPTQCLASVFRQLRFLNIVDLPEGYDLTWTMYFLEAAPLLKELYITVWDHECKMEMDEEKRKEESYSENKGVEWDSAAADFQHHSLVTLVMFGFESEDCFVSYVRRVLAAAVNLEDVFLCCGLECDNCPDKKPGRYPWTKRQRISLKKRMTAGIESFAIFHYATNMRTDHLKRREYPKCSLLEAKNDFL, encoded by the exons ATGGTGAAGTTAAGTGAGTTTCTTAGTGGTAGCTCTATACGAGACCTGAAGTTGCGATTTTGTTCCGAAAAG ATTTGGGTGCAGCCAGAATGTCCGACGCAATGTTTGGCATCTGTTTTCCGCCAACTAAGGTTTTTGAATATAGTTGATCTTCCTGAAGGGTATGATCTCACCTGGACAATGTATTTTCTTGAAGCTGCGCCCTTACTGAAGGAGCTATACATAACG GTATGGGATCATGAGTGTAAAATGGAAATGGACGAGGAGAAGAGGAAAGAAGAATCATATAGTGAGAACAAGGGTGTAGAGTGGGACTCAGCCGCGGCAGATTTCCAACACCACAGTTTGGTCACACTCGTCATGTTTGGCTTTGAATCTGAAGATTGCTTTGTGAGTTATGTCAGACGTGTTCTCGCGGCGGCAGTCAATCTAGAGGATGTGTTCCTGTGTTGTGGGTTGGAGTGTGACAATTGCCCGGACAAGAAGCCTGGCAGGTACCCCTGGACTAAAAGGCAGAGGATCTCACTGAAGAAGAGAATGACCGCTGGGATTGAGTCGTTTGCCATATTTCACTATGCTACTAACATGAGGACTGATCATCTAAAAAGAAGGGAGTACCCAAAGTGCTCACTGCTGGAGGCAAAAAATGATTTTCTCTGA